In a single window of the Streptomyces sp. NBC_00094 genome:
- a CDS encoding class I adenylate-forming enzyme family protein translates to MNPKNERAELAADQAVGIGNLLTTLLARGDGLDQPTLTFDTEVDGHPAWQALTLAELGERVAARAATLHSLGIKPRDPVAVFVSSAADQVLSYLALTRLGAIPALVNGKVPAESAAEYIKRLRAVGVITDAAHRATLDGRDFRTPLLPDVSELGASDPATAPKPYRHHGNEPVVITHSSGTTGLPKAVAHSHHSLFASIRHRLSLPKAQGLSRMLGALPSAHAATVIAVNLALANRVELALVSDQSGTTVLDAIESWQPHSVLGFAATWSELAGEDLAARSLDSVSVWWNTGDCAHEAHVRKLIAVGSRASAGANGRTNRPGSYFVDGLGSTEMGHSQFFITHTPETNRYGRCIGKPHAFTDAAIFDLDGEKLGPGQVGELAIAAPTLALGYWNDSVTTYRTRRDGYFLTGDLVFRDEAGYFYHVDRAVDAVNLGNGRRLFTALSEERILAACPEIRECTVVAVEADGTVTSSVLLVLDEQADPQADRSAEVLAALEPHVAETVDRVIVVDPALIPLGPTGKVRKVLLRSRFLAGELLGTDAATVAA, encoded by the coding sequence ATGAATCCCAAGAACGAGCGCGCGGAACTCGCCGCCGACCAAGCGGTGGGCATCGGCAATCTACTGACCACCCTCCTCGCTCGGGGCGACGGGCTCGACCAGCCGACCCTGACCTTCGACACCGAGGTGGACGGGCATCCCGCCTGGCAGGCCCTCACCCTGGCGGAGCTGGGCGAGCGGGTCGCCGCACGGGCGGCCACCCTGCACTCGCTGGGCATCAAGCCCCGGGACCCGGTCGCCGTCTTCGTGTCGTCGGCCGCGGACCAGGTGCTCTCCTACCTCGCGCTGACCCGTCTCGGCGCGATCCCGGCCCTCGTCAACGGCAAGGTCCCCGCCGAGTCGGCGGCCGAGTACATCAAGCGGCTCCGTGCGGTCGGCGTCATCACGGACGCGGCCCACCGGGCGACGCTGGACGGCCGCGACTTCCGTACGCCGCTGCTGCCCGACGTGTCCGAGCTCGGCGCCTCGGACCCGGCCACGGCCCCCAAGCCCTACCGCCACCACGGCAACGAGCCCGTGGTCATCACGCACTCGTCCGGCACCACCGGTCTGCCCAAGGCGGTGGCCCACTCCCACCACAGCCTGTTCGCCTCCATCCGGCACCGGCTGTCCCTCCCGAAGGCCCAGGGCCTGAGCCGGATGCTCGGCGCGCTCCCCTCGGCCCACGCCGCCACCGTCATCGCGGTCAACCTCGCACTGGCCAACAGGGTCGAGCTCGCCCTGGTGTCGGACCAGAGCGGCACCACCGTGCTCGACGCCATCGAGAGCTGGCAGCCGCACAGCGTGCTCGGCTTCGCCGCGACGTGGTCGGAGCTGGCCGGCGAGGACCTCGCGGCCCGAAGCCTCGACTCCGTGAGCGTCTGGTGGAACACCGGCGACTGCGCGCACGAGGCGCACGTACGCAAGCTCATCGCCGTCGGCAGCCGGGCCTCCGCCGGCGCGAACGGCCGTACCAACCGCCCGGGTTCGTACTTCGTCGACGGTCTCGGCTCCACCGAGATGGGCCACTCGCAGTTCTTCATCACCCACACCCCGGAGACCAACCGGTACGGGCGCTGCATCGGCAAGCCGCACGCCTTCACCGACGCCGCGATCTTCGACCTGGACGGGGAGAAGCTCGGTCCGGGCCAGGTCGGCGAGCTCGCCATCGCCGCGCCCACCCTCGCCCTCGGGTACTGGAACGACTCGGTCACCACCTACCGCACCCGCAGGGACGGCTACTTCCTCACCGGTGACCTCGTCTTCCGCGACGAGGCCGGGTACTTCTACCACGTCGACCGGGCGGTGGACGCGGTGAACCTCGGCAACGGCCGGAGGCTGTTCACCGCGCTGTCCGAGGAGCGCATCCTCGCGGCCTGCCCCGAGATCCGGGAGTGCACCGTCGTCGCCGTGGAGGCCGACGGCACGGTCACCTCCTCGGTGCTGCTCGTCCTCGACGAGCAGGCCGACCCGCAGGCCGACCGCAGCGCCGAGGTGCTGGCCGCGCTCGAACCGCATGTCGCCGAGACCGTCGACCGCGTGATCGTCGTCGACCCGGCCCTGATCCCGCTCGGGCCGACCGGCAAGGTCCGCAAGGTGCTGCTGCGCAGCCGCTTCCTCGCCGGCGAGCTGCTCGGCACGGACGCCGCGACGGTCGCCGCGTGA
- a CDS encoding acyl carrier protein — protein MSAEVTQFVIEALQNMNYDVTDVTGETPLGPAGLDLESLSVAEIAIQVEDTYGVKFEEDEMETVALLTVAGLVQEIVKRAAASVSVS, from the coding sequence ATGTCCGCCGAGGTCACCCAGTTTGTCATCGAGGCTCTCCAGAACATGAACTACGACGTCACGGATGTCACCGGCGAGACCCCCCTCGGTCCGGCCGGCCTCGACCTCGAGTCGCTCTCCGTCGCGGAGATCGCCATCCAGGTCGAGGACACCTACGGCGTCAAGTTCGAAGAGGACGAGATGGAGACGGTCGCGCTGCTCACCGTCGCCGGCCTGGTCCAGGAGATCGTCAAGCGCGCCGCCGCCTCCGTCTCGGTGTCGTAG
- a CDS encoding 4'-phosphopantetheinyl transferase superfamily protein, translating to MDPDRVTVLWCTTDGDERTKAHRLLLQGAAALLDVPASEIWVEHEPSGRPFLGGAGKGLMVSVSHARGVLALVLSGSCPVGVDVEVVRRLNAGALARAYLDPVETDWVCALPEAERATGFLWLWTQKESVGKALGQGLRDGGMSRRVPLPENWPPGDTAPPVPRRLPGAPDIRSAAVLVGGGRFVLGVATQGEHGDCGVSVLVRRVDDPPGLPG from the coding sequence GTGGACCCGGACAGAGTGACGGTGCTGTGGTGCACCACGGACGGGGACGAGCGCACGAAGGCGCACCGGCTGCTGTTGCAGGGTGCGGCCGCGCTCCTCGATGTCCCGGCGTCCGAGATCTGGGTGGAACACGAGCCGAGCGGGCGCCCGTTCCTGGGCGGCGCCGGCAAGGGGCTGATGGTCAGCGTCAGCCACGCCCGCGGGGTGCTGGCCCTGGTGTTGAGCGGCAGCTGCCCCGTGGGGGTCGATGTGGAAGTCGTACGTCGGTTGAACGCAGGCGCGTTGGCACGGGCCTACCTGGATCCTGTGGAGACGGACTGGGTGTGCGCGCTGCCCGAGGCCGAGCGGGCGACGGGCTTCCTCTGGCTCTGGACGCAGAAGGAGTCGGTCGGCAAGGCGCTCGGTCAGGGCCTGCGTGACGGCGGCATGAGCCGCCGGGTACCGCTGCCGGAGAACTGGCCGCCCGGCGACACGGCGCCGCCGGTGCCTCGCCGGCTGCCCGGCGCGCCGGACATCCGGTCGGCGGCCGTTCTCGTCGGCGGGGGACGCTTCGTCCTCGGTGTCGCGACCCAGGGCGAGCACGGCGACTGCGGCGTGTCCGTCCTGGTGCGCCGGGTGGACGATCCGCCCGGCCTGCCCGGCTAG